A stretch of the Streptococcus himalayensis genome encodes the following:
- a CDS encoding F0F1 ATP synthase subunit delta, giving the protein MDKKRYGVVATYTAPFVQVVMEKGQQQEVFEKLYEIRAIFEETHLAGFLSHIGVDGAEKEKALRLFQGTNLSLLDHFIEVILQNHRESYFYDMVVDSLGRLEKITNEFDVVIKSVSPLSSEQKARLRPLIEKKFNLKVRAFQEELDHELIGGFVVTANNKTIDASIKRQLQAVKEKLK; this is encoded by the coding sequence ATGGACAAGAAGAGATATGGGGTTGTCGCGACCTATACTGCACCGTTTGTCCAAGTTGTGATGGAAAAAGGGCAGCAGCAAGAGGTGTTTGAAAAATTGTATGAAATTCGTGCGATTTTTGAGGAGACCCATCTTGCTGGCTTTTTGTCACATATTGGTGTCGATGGGGCAGAAAAAGAAAAAGCTCTTCGTCTGTTTCAAGGGACAAACCTATCCTTACTGGACCATTTTATAGAAGTGATTCTCCAAAATCATCGGGAAAGTTATTTCTATGATATGGTGGTTGATAGCCTAGGGCGTTTGGAAAAGATTACCAACGAATTTGATGTGGTAATTAAGTCTGTTAGTCCCTTATCAAGCGAGCAAAAGGCGAGATTGCGTCCCTTGATTGAGAAAAAGTTCAACTTAAAAGTACGTGCTTTTCAAGAAGAACTCGATCACGAGCTGATAGGTGGCTTTGTAGTAACAGCAAATAACAAAACAATTGATGCGAGTATTAAACGTCAATTGCAAGCAGTAAAAGAAAAATTGAAATAG
- the atpB gene encoding F0F1 ATP synthase subunit A, whose protein sequence is MLENKTPTLNLGPITLDLTLLAMSILTIGIIFGLVYWASRNMTVKPTKKQNVLEFFVDFVNGIIKDNLGTASEYTKSYSLFLFVIFSFVLVANQLGLLAHLQVNGYSFWSSPTSNMFYDMGLSLLISLFVNIEGARRQGFKAYISEYKNPMNILEVFTDFLSLALRLYGNIFAGEIILGLLVQMSQASIFLFPFAFILNMVWTAFSMFIGFLQAYVFTMLTTMYLAKKSGIEA, encoded by the coding sequence TTGTTGGAAAATAAAACTCCAACCTTAAATCTTGGTCCGATAACCCTCGATTTGACGTTACTTGCCATGTCTATACTGACAATCGGAATTATTTTTGGGCTTGTCTATTGGGCGAGTCGCAATATGACAGTGAAACCGACAAAAAAACAAAATGTACTAGAATTTTTTGTTGACTTTGTCAATGGCATTATCAAAGACAATCTAGGCACAGCATCAGAATATACCAAGTCCTACTCTCTCTTCTTATTTGTTATTTTTTCTTTTGTGCTAGTGGCCAATCAATTGGGGCTATTAGCTCACCTACAAGTAAATGGCTATAGTTTTTGGTCGTCTCCTACCTCAAATATGTTCTATGATATGGGCTTATCCTTATTGATTAGCTTATTTGTAAACATTGAGGGAGCTCGTAGACAAGGGTTTAAAGCCTATATTTCAGAATATAAAAATCCAATGAATATTTTGGAAGTCTTTACAGATTTTCTTTCTTTGGCTTTGCGTTTATATGGAAATATCTTTGCTGGTGAAATCATTTTAGGGCTATTGGTCCAAATGTCACAAGCAAGTATCTTTTTATTCCCGTTTGCTTTTATTTTAAATATGGTTTGGACAGCCTTTTCGATGTTTATCGGCTTCTTGCAAGCCTATGTGTTCACGATGTTGACCACCATGTACTTAGCGAAAAAATCAGGCATTGAGGCGTAA
- the atpA gene encoding F0F1 ATP synthase subunit alpha → MAINAQEISALIKQQIENFQPNFDVTETGVVTYIGDGIARAHGLENAMSGELLIFENGSYGMAQNLESTDVGIIILGDFTDIREGDSIRRTGKIMEVPVGEALIGRVVDPLGRPVDGLGEIHTDKMRPVEAPAPGVMERKSVSEPLQTGWKAIDALVPIGRGQRELIIGDRQTGKTTIAIDAILNQKGQDMICIYVAIGQKESTVRTQVETLRQYGALDYTIVVTASASQPSPLLYLAPYAGVAMAEEFMYQGKHVLIVYDDLSKQAVAYRELSLLLRRPPGREAFPGDVFYLHSRLLERSAKVSDELGGGSITALPFIETQAGDISAYIATNVISITDGQIFLGDSLFNSGIRPAIDAGSSVSRVGGSAQIKAMKKVAGTLRIDLASYRELEAFTKFGSDLDAATQAKLNRGRRTVEVLKQPVHKPLAVEKQVTILYALTHGFLDSIPVDDIVRFEAEFHDYFEAHHEDILEVIRTTKDLPSEEVLDSAITEFINQSSFKK, encoded by the coding sequence TTGGCGATTAACGCACAAGAAATCAGCGCTTTAATTAAGCAACAAATTGAAAATTTTCAGCCAAATTTTGACGTCACAGAAACAGGAGTTGTAACCTATATCGGGGACGGAATCGCACGTGCTCATGGACTTGAGAATGCTATGAGTGGTGAGTTGTTGATTTTTGAAAACGGCTCTTATGGAATGGCGCAAAACTTGGAGTCAACGGATGTCGGTATCATCATCTTGGGTGATTTTACGGACATTCGTGAAGGAGATAGCATTCGTCGGACAGGGAAAATCATGGAAGTTCCAGTCGGGGAAGCCTTGATTGGTCGTGTTGTCGATCCTTTGGGTCGTCCTGTGGATGGGCTTGGCGAGATTCATACAGACAAGATGCGTCCTGTTGAGGCTCCTGCACCGGGGGTTATGGAGCGTAAATCTGTTTCTGAGCCCTTGCAGACGGGTTGGAAGGCGATTGATGCCTTGGTACCGATCGGCCGTGGACAGCGGGAATTGATTATCGGTGACCGCCAAACAGGAAAAACAACCATTGCGATTGATGCGATTTTAAACCAAAAAGGTCAAGATATGATCTGTATTTATGTCGCGATTGGTCAAAAAGAATCAACGGTTCGAACGCAAGTAGAAACCCTTCGCCAATACGGAGCCTTGGATTATACGATTGTCGTGACAGCATCTGCCTCTCAACCGTCTCCATTGCTTTACTTGGCACCGTATGCTGGGGTCGCTATGGCAGAAGAGTTTATGTACCAGGGCAAGCATGTTTTGATTGTCTATGATGATTTGTCTAAGCAAGCGGTTGCCTATCGTGAATTGTCCCTTCTTCTTCGTCGGCCGCCGGGTCGTGAGGCCTTTCCTGGAGATGTTTTCTATCTCCACAGCCGCCTGTTGGAGCGTTCTGCCAAGGTATCTGATGAGCTAGGTGGCGGCTCTATTACCGCTTTGCCATTTATCGAAACTCAGGCAGGAGATATTTCAGCCTATATCGCAACCAATGTGATTTCGATTACGGATGGTCAGATTTTCTTGGGAGATAGCCTGTTTAACTCAGGTATTCGTCCAGCGATTGATGCGGGTTCCTCTGTTTCTCGGGTAGGGGGTTCTGCTCAAATCAAGGCCATGAAAAAAGTTGCTGGGACACTTCGGATTGACTTGGCTTCTTACCGCGAATTAGAAGCCTTTACCAAATTCGGTAGTGACTTGGATGCGGCAACTCAGGCGAAATTAAATCGTGGTCGTCGGACGGTAGAAGTCTTGAAACAGCCGGTTCATAAACCACTTGCTGTGGAAAAACAAGTTACAATTTTGTACGCCTTGACCCATGGCTTCTTAGATAGTATTCCAGTGGATGATATTGTGCGGTTTGAAGCAGAATTCCACGATTACTTTGAAGCTCATCATGAGGATATTTTAGAAGTGATTCGCACAACGAAAGACCTTCCATCTGAGGAAGTGTTGGATAGTGCTATCACGGAATTTATCAATCAGTCAAGCTTTAAGAAATAA
- a CDS encoding F0F1 ATP synthase subunit gamma: MAVSLNDIKTKIASTKNTSQITNAMQMVSAAKLGKSEEAAKNFQIYSQKVRKLVTDILHGDVVLDSQNPMLIHRPVKKTGYIVITSDRGLVGGYNATILKSMMELLADYHEKHDFAIIAIGGIGADFFKARGIQPVYELRGLADQPSFDEVRKIINKTVEMYQSEIFDELYVCYNHHINSLTSQMRVEQMLPIIDLDPNEADEDYKHTFTLETNREELLDQLLPQFAESMIYGAIIDAKTAENAAGMTAMQTATDNAKKVINDLTIQYNRARQAAITQEITEIVAGASALE, from the coding sequence ATGGCGGTTTCGTTAAATGATATAAAAACTAAAATTGCATCCACTAAGAATACTAGCCAAATCACCAATGCCATGCAGATGGTATCCGCTGCAAAACTTGGAAAATCAGAAGAAGCCGCAAAGAATTTTCAGATTTATTCCCAAAAAGTTCGGAAATTGGTCACGGATATCCTGCATGGGGACGTAGTTTTGGATTCGCAAAATCCCATGCTCATCCATCGTCCTGTGAAAAAGACAGGCTATATTGTGATTACATCAGATCGGGGCTTGGTCGGCGGTTACAATGCGACGATTTTAAAGAGTATGATGGAGTTGCTAGCGGATTACCATGAAAAACATGATTTTGCCATTATCGCCATCGGTGGTATCGGGGCCGACTTTTTCAAAGCACGTGGAATTCAGCCAGTCTATGAACTGCGAGGCTTAGCCGATCAGCCAAGTTTTGATGAGGTTCGCAAAATCATCAATAAAACGGTTGAAATGTATCAGAGCGAGATTTTTGATGAACTTTACGTCTGTTATAACCATCATATCAATAGCTTGACCAGTCAAATGCGGGTGGAGCAGATGCTTCCTATCATTGATCTCGATCCGAATGAAGCCGATGAAGATTATAAGCATACATTCACGCTTGAAACCAATCGGGAGGAATTGCTCGATCAGCTCTTGCCTCAATTTGCAGAAAGTATGATTTACGGGGCCATTATTGATGCCAAGACTGCTGAAAATGCAGCTGGAATGACGGCTATGCAAACGGCAACAGACAATGCTAAGAAGGTCATCAATGACTTGACCATTCAGTACAACCGGGCTCGGCAAGCGGCGATTACGCAGGAAATTACCGAGATTGTCGCAGGAGCTAGTGCTTTGGAATAA
- the glgD gene encoding glucose-1-phosphate adenylyltransferase subunit GlgD: MKIDKYSAILGNTVGFHDMSYLTAHRPVASLPFGGKYRLIDFPLSSLANAGVRSIFGIFQQDNISSVFDHIRSGREWGLSTLLSHYYLGIYNTRVESSTVGKEYYEQLLTYLKRSGSNQTVSLNCDVLTNIDLNQVFHLHNTTDQPITVVYKKLPKQDISEVNAILEVDETDHVKGHKLFDPRVEQELYNMSTDIFVVDTPWLIERLELELQKEHPEKLRYVLRELAAEVGAFAYEYTGYLANIHSIPTYFKANMDMLEHQKFYSLFTPNQKIYTKVKNEEPTYYATGSQVSVSQFASGSIVEGQVEYSVVSRNTHLKEGSQVKHSLLFPRVKVGEGAIVEYAILDKGVEIAPGVRVCGTAEKPLVIKKGEKVLEDIIG, from the coding sequence ATGAAGATTGATAAATACTCAGCAATTTTAGGAAACACCGTTGGTTTCCATGATATGTCATACCTAACAGCCCATCGTCCTGTGGCCAGCTTGCCATTTGGTGGGAAATATCGCTTGATTGACTTTCCATTGTCCAGTCTTGCAAATGCAGGGGTTCGAAGCATTTTCGGAATTTTCCAACAGGACAATATCAGCTCTGTCTTTGACCATATTCGGAGTGGTCGTGAATGGGGGCTGTCTACTCTTTTAAGCCATTATTATTTGGGAATTTATAATACTCGTGTGGAAAGTAGCACGGTTGGAAAAGAGTATTATGAGCAGTTGTTGACCTATCTCAAACGTTCGGGTAGTAACCAAACCGTTTCTCTTAACTGTGATGTCTTAACCAATATTGACCTCAATCAAGTTTTTCATTTGCATAATACGACCGACCAACCAATTACGGTTGTGTATAAAAAATTACCAAAACAGGATATTTCTGAAGTAAATGCTATTTTGGAGGTAGACGAAACAGACCATGTCAAAGGTCATAAACTGTTCGATCCACGAGTAGAGCAAGAACTCTACAACATGTCCACAGATATTTTTGTGGTAGATACGCCATGGCTCATTGAGCGTTTGGAATTGGAATTACAAAAAGAACATCCAGAGAAATTGCGTTATGTGCTCCGTGAATTGGCGGCAGAAGTGGGAGCTTTTGCCTATGAATATACTGGTTATTTAGCCAATATTCACTCGATTCCAACGTATTTCAAAGCCAATATGGATATGCTTGAGCACCAAAAATTCTATTCACTCTTTACGCCAAATCAAAAGATTTATACCAAGGTCAAGAACGAAGAGCCGACCTACTACGCGACTGGCTCACAAGTTTCCGTCTCTCAATTTGCATCTGGTAGCATTGTCGAAGGTCAGGTCGAATACTCAGTTGTATCCAGAAATACGCACTTAAAAGAAGGCAGTCAAGTGAAACACAGCCTATTGTTCCCTCGTGTAAAAGTCGGAGAGGGAGCGATCGTTGAGTATGCTATTTTGGATAAGGGCGTTGAAATTGCACCGGGCGTGAGAGTCTGTGGAACGGCAGAAAAACCACTTGTTATTAAGAAAGGTGAAAAAGTTTTAGAGGATATTATCGGATGA
- the glgA gene encoding glycogen synthase GlgA, translated as MKVLFVAAEGAPFSKTGGLGDVIGALPKSLVKKGHEVGVILPYYDMVDAKFGDKVEDCFSFEVQVGWRRQYVGVKRMVLEGVTFYFIDNQYYFFRGHVYGDFDDGERFAFFQLAAIELMEKVDFIPDVLHVHDYHTAMIPYLVKEKYHWIQAYHQMKLVLTIHNLEFQGQFDPGMLGDLFGVGSERYDDGTLRFHDCLNWMKAGILYADRVTTVSPSYAYEIMTPEFGCGLDQILRMEAGKVLGIVNGIDADLYNPETDSLLTYHFSKEDLTGKALNKQALQERVGLPVRSEVPLVGIVSRLTRQKGFDLVVSELHHLLQEDVQIVLLGTGDPAFEQAFAWFAQAYPEKLSANITFDVKLAQEIYAACDLFLMPSRFEPCGLSQMMAMRYGTLPLVNEVGGLRDTVEAYNAFTGSGTGFSFNNFSGYWLTETFKTAISLYFLNPEKWQALQMQAMERDFSWDTASQAYSDLYQSL; from the coding sequence ATGAAAGTTTTATTTGTAGCCGCTGAAGGGGCTCCGTTTTCTAAGACTGGAGGTTTGGGAGATGTCATTGGAGCTCTCCCAAAGTCTCTGGTGAAAAAGGGACATGAAGTTGGAGTGATTTTGCCCTACTATGATATGGTCGATGCCAAATTTGGAGACAAAGTGGAGGATTGCTTCTCTTTTGAGGTGCAGGTCGGCTGGCGACGCCAATATGTTGGTGTGAAACGTATGGTTTTAGAGGGAGTTACCTTCTACTTTATTGACAATCAATATTATTTCTTCCGAGGCCATGTTTATGGGGATTTTGACGACGGTGAGCGGTTTGCTTTCTTTCAATTAGCTGCAATTGAGTTGATGGAAAAAGTTGATTTTATCCCTGATGTGCTTCATGTTCATGACTATCATACGGCTATGATTCCTTATTTGGTCAAGGAAAAATATCACTGGATTCAAGCTTATCACCAGATGAAATTGGTGTTAACCATCCACAATTTGGAATTCCAAGGGCAGTTTGATCCGGGGATGTTGGGGGATTTATTTGGAGTTGGCAGTGAGCGATATGATGATGGAACACTGCGTTTTCATGATTGTCTCAACTGGATGAAGGCAGGCATTCTTTATGCAGATCGTGTAACGACTGTTTCACCAAGTTATGCGTATGAAATTATGACTCCAGAATTTGGCTGTGGTTTAGACCAAATTCTTCGAATGGAAGCAGGAAAAGTCCTAGGGATTGTCAATGGGATTGATGCGGATTTGTACAATCCAGAGACAGATTCACTATTGACCTATCATTTTAGCAAGGAAGACTTGACGGGTAAGGCCTTGAACAAGCAAGCTCTTCAAGAGCGGGTGGGTCTACCTGTTCGTAGCGAGGTGCCTTTAGTGGGAATTGTCTCCCGTTTGACTCGTCAAAAAGGGTTTGATTTGGTCGTGTCAGAATTGCATCACCTTCTTCAGGAAGATGTTCAGATTGTCTTATTGGGAACAGGGGATCCTGCTTTTGAGCAAGCCTTTGCATGGTTTGCCCAAGCCTATCCAGAAAAGCTTTCTGCCAATATCACCTTTGATGTAAAATTGGCTCAAGAAATCTATGCAGCCTGTGATTTATTCCTAATGCCAAGTCGTTTTGAACCGTGCGGATTGTCGCAAATGATGGCTATGCGGTATGGCACGCTTCCACTTGTGAATGAAGTCGGTGGATTGCGTGATACCGTAGAGGCTTACAATGCCTTTACAGGTAGCGGTACAGGATTTAGCTTTAACAATTTTTCTGGCTACTGGTTAACAGAGACTTTCAAAACAGCTATTTCTCTGTATTTTCTAAATCCAGAGAAATGGCAAGCACTCCAAATGCAAGCGATGGAGAGAGATTTCTCTTGGGATACAGCTAGTCAGGCTTACAGCGATTTATACCAATCACTCTAA
- a CDS encoding F0F1 ATP synthase subunit C — protein MDLTILALGLAVMGVSIGEGLLVSSFLRSAGRQPEMYNKLRTGMMLGVAFIEGTFFVLLAMAILFKIIF, from the coding sequence ATGGATTTAACAATTTTAGCACTCGGTCTAGCTGTTATGGGTGTCAGTATCGGAGAAGGTCTTTTGGTCTCTAGTTTTTTACGCTCAGCAGGTCGTCAGCCAGAAATGTATAATAAATTAAGAACAGGGATGATGCTTGGGGTTGCCTTTATCGAAGGAACATTCTTTGTATTACTTGCTATGGCAATCTTGTTCAAAATCATTTTCTAA
- the atpF gene encoding F0F1 ATP synthase subunit B — METSLGSIIGNLILVTGSVAVLFFLIKKYAWGDITKTFEERSQKIANDIDSAELARQKAEELAQKREMELAGSRQEASDIIETARETAEKNKAGILSEAALEAGRLKEKAHQEIAQTKAEALSGIKEDVADLTIRLASKVLVQELNQEAHSDLIDRYIDQLGDA; from the coding sequence ATGGAAACATCACTAGGAAGCATCATTGGAAATCTTATTCTTGTGACCGGTTCAGTGGCAGTTTTATTCTTCCTCATTAAGAAATATGCATGGGGAGATATCACAAAAACCTTTGAAGAACGTTCACAAAAGATTGCTAACGATATTGACAGTGCAGAACTTGCTCGCCAGAAGGCTGAGGAACTTGCACAAAAAAGAGAAATGGAATTGGCAGGAAGTCGCCAAGAAGCGTCTGACATTATCGAAACAGCTAGGGAAACTGCTGAGAAAAATAAGGCAGGTATTCTGTCAGAGGCAGCACTTGAGGCGGGTCGCTTGAAGGAAAAAGCCCATCAAGAGATTGCACAGACCAAGGCAGAAGCACTCAGTGGCATTAAGGAAGATGTTGCCGATTTGACCATCCGCTTGGCCAGCAAAGTTCTAGTGCAAGAATTAAATCAAGAGGCGCATAGCGACTTGATTGATCGTTATATTGACCAGTTGGGAGATGCATAA
- a CDS encoding glycogen/starch/alpha-glucan phosphorylase gives MELTKEQFIRDFKDALHEEQLIRVADATPTELFQALARTIRKYITPMWLKRRNQLVEDKQKIAYYFSIEFLPGRMLETNLLNLGILEVIKDGFDELGIDFTSVKRAEHDMALGNGGLGRLAAAFMDSLATTGYPGFGNGIRYRYGLFKQKIVDGYQIELPDDWFGSLGNVWEIRKDHDIVDVKIFGHVYLSVNEDGRVVPVYENSKTLRAVPYDVPQIGFENGIVNNLRLWDVEIPIEHEMGYPTIEERRKITDITAILYPDDSSYEGKELRLIQEYFMTSAGLQTIIKSYLKQGLPLERIHEKVSVHINDTHPAVAPAEFLRILMDDYGLEWADAWNATVKTMSYTNHTILSEALEKWDAELFKSVLPRVYQIILEIDHRYVAEMAARGVDASMIEHTRIVKDDQVHMAHLAIIGGHSINGVAKLHTELLKEDTLRDFYAIYPEKFNNKTNGIVQRRWLQIADEPLSKEIDQVIGTGWRKDIHQLRKLLDYKDDQQVLADFYRVKQEAKERLARFIAETTGVEVSTNAIFDVQVKRLHAYKRQLLNLLHILKLYWDLKDNPDKDMVPRVFIFGAKAAPGYHFAKSVIKLINEVANLVNHDESLQGKLKVVFLENYRVSLAELIIPAADVSEQISLASKEASGTSNMKFMMTGAITLATLDGANIEIKDEVGDENIVIFGMDKDEVYRHYEQHDYYSRALYEANPTIRRVVDSFVDGTIPNVRNEGSEIYEALITHNDEYFLLEDFESYVAAQEKIDQLYRDKEVWARMSLINIATSDKFTSDDTIEQYAQEIWNLER, from the coding sequence ATGGAACTTACAAAAGAACAATTTATTCGAGATTTTAAAGATGCCCTGCATGAGGAGCAATTGATTAGGGTTGCAGATGCAACGCCGACAGAGCTGTTTCAAGCCTTAGCACGTACGATTCGCAAATATATCACCCCTATGTGGCTCAAGCGGCGCAATCAATTGGTAGAAGATAAGCAAAAAATTGCCTATTATTTTTCTATCGAATTTCTACCAGGGCGGATGCTTGAGACGAATTTGCTGAATTTAGGTATTTTAGAGGTAATCAAGGATGGCTTTGATGAGCTAGGGATTGACTTTACCTCTGTGAAGCGGGCTGAGCATGACATGGCTTTGGGAAATGGTGGCTTAGGCCGCTTGGCTGCTGCTTTTATGGACTCTCTTGCTACGACTGGCTATCCAGGTTTTGGAAATGGCATTCGTTACCGCTATGGACTTTTCAAACAAAAGATTGTGGATGGATATCAGATTGAATTGCCAGATGATTGGTTTGGAAGCCTGGGAAATGTCTGGGAAATCCGAAAAGATCATGATATTGTCGATGTAAAAATCTTTGGCCATGTCTATCTCAGTGTCAATGAAGACGGACGTGTGGTTCCTGTCTATGAAAATTCTAAGACCCTTCGTGCGGTTCCCTACGATGTTCCACAAATTGGCTTTGAAAATGGCATTGTAAACAATCTTCGGCTTTGGGATGTTGAGATTCCAATCGAGCATGAAATGGGGTATCCAACGATTGAAGAGCGTCGCAAGATTACGGATATTACAGCGATTTTATACCCAGACGATTCGAGTTATGAGGGCAAGGAACTTCGCCTGATTCAGGAATACTTCATGACCAGTGCTGGATTGCAGACCATCATCAAATCCTATCTGAAACAAGGTTTGCCTTTGGAACGTATCCATGAAAAGGTGTCCGTGCATATCAATGATACTCATCCAGCCGTTGCACCTGCTGAATTTCTTCGGATTTTGATGGATGATTATGGTTTGGAGTGGGCAGATGCGTGGAATGCGACTGTAAAAACTATGAGCTATACCAACCACACGATTTTATCAGAAGCCTTGGAAAAATGGGATGCCGAGCTCTTTAAATCAGTTCTTCCACGGGTTTATCAAATCATTCTAGAGATTGATCACCGTTATGTTGCTGAAATGGCAGCGCGTGGTGTGGATGCTTCGATGATTGAGCATACTCGCATTGTAAAAGATGATCAGGTTCACATGGCCCATCTGGCTATTATCGGCGGTCATTCTATCAATGGCGTTGCCAAACTGCACACTGAATTGCTAAAAGAGGATACGTTGCGTGATTTTTATGCCATTTACCCAGAGAAATTTAATAATAAAACAAATGGGATTGTGCAACGCAGATGGCTGCAAATTGCAGATGAACCTCTTTCGAAAGAAATAGATCAGGTGATTGGCACTGGCTGGCGTAAGGATATTCACCAACTCCGAAAATTGCTGGACTACAAGGATGACCAGCAGGTCTTGGCTGATTTCTATCGTGTCAAGCAAGAAGCCAAGGAACGTTTGGCACGATTTATTGCAGAGACGACAGGAGTAGAAGTCTCAACAAATGCAATCTTTGATGTGCAAGTTAAGCGTCTCCACGCCTACAAACGCCAGTTGTTGAATCTTCTTCATATCCTGAAACTTTATTGGGATTTGAAAGATAATCCAGATAAAGATATGGTTCCACGCGTTTTCATTTTTGGAGCCAAGGCAGCACCAGGTTATCATTTTGCTAAATCAGTTATCAAGCTCATCAATGAAGTGGCTAATCTGGTCAATCATGATGAAAGCTTGCAAGGGAAGCTAAAGGTTGTCTTTCTTGAAAACTACCGTGTCAGCCTTGCTGAATTGATTATTCCAGCAGCAGATGTATCGGAACAAATCTCTCTAGCTTCGAAAGAGGCATCTGGAACGTCGAATATGAAATTCATGATGACAGGAGCGATTACCCTTGCAACCTTGGACGGAGCCAATATCGAAATTAAAGACGAAGTTGGCGATGAGAATATTGTGATTTTCGGGATGGATAAGGATGAAGTCTATCGCCATTATGAGCAGCATGACTACTATTCACGTGCTCTATATGAAGCTAATCCAACAATTCGTCGGGTGGTTGATAGCTTTGTGGATGGTACCATTCCAAACGTTCGGAATGAAGGTTCTGAGATTTATGAAGCCTTGATAACGCATAATGACGAGTATTTCTTGTTAGAAGACTTTGAATCTTATGTTGCCGCACAAGAGAAGATTGATCAGCTCTATCGAGATAAAGAAGTGTGGGCACGCATGAGCCTCATCAATATTGCTACATCTGATAAGTTTACATCCGATGATACTATTGAACAATATGCCCAAGAGATTTGGAATTTAGAACGTTAA
- the atpD gene encoding F0F1 ATP synthase subunit beta: MSSGKIAQVIGPVVDVAFAAGDKLPEINNALVVYKNDEKKSKIVLEVALELGDGVVRTIAMESTDGLTRGLEVLDTGRPISVPVGQETLGRVFNVLGETIDLDAPLAESMDREPIHKKAPTFDELSTSSEILETGIKVIDLLAPYLKGGKVGLFGGAGVGKTVLIQELIHNIAQEHGGISVFTGVGERTREGNDLYWEMKESGVIEKTAMVFGQMNEPPGARMRVALTGLTIAEYFRDVEGQDVLLFIDNIFRFTQAGSEVSALLGRMPSAVGYQPTLATEMGQLQERITSTKKGSVTSIQAIYVPADDYTDPAPATAFAHLDSTTNLERKLVQLGIYPAVDPLASSSRALAPEIVGEEHYAVAAEVKRVLQRYHELQDIIAILGMDELSDEEKTLVARARRIQFFLSQNFNVAEQFTGQPGSYVPVADTVRGFKEILDGKHDHLPEDAFRGVGSIEDVIAKAEKMGF; encoded by the coding sequence ATGAGCTCAGGCAAAATTGCTCAGGTTATCGGACCAGTTGTAGACGTTGCGTTTGCAGCTGGCGATAAGCTACCTGAGATAAATAATGCACTTGTAGTCTATAAAAACGACGAGAAAAAATCAAAAATCGTCCTTGAAGTAGCTCTTGAGCTTGGAGATGGAGTAGTGCGGACCATTGCCATGGAGTCAACAGATGGCTTGACACGTGGCTTGGAAGTCTTGGACACAGGTCGTCCAATCTCTGTCCCAGTTGGACAAGAAACGCTTGGACGAGTGTTCAATGTATTGGGAGAAACCATTGATTTAGATGCTCCGCTAGCTGAGAGCATGGACCGTGAACCCATTCATAAAAAAGCCCCAACCTTTGATGAATTGTCAACCTCATCTGAAATTTTGGAAACAGGGATTAAGGTTATTGACTTACTTGCTCCTTATTTAAAAGGGGGAAAAGTTGGTCTCTTTGGTGGTGCTGGTGTTGGGAAAACCGTTCTTATCCAAGAATTAATTCACAATATCGCCCAGGAGCACGGTGGTATTTCAGTATTTACGGGTGTTGGTGAGCGGACGCGTGAAGGAAATGACCTGTACTGGGAAATGAAAGAATCAGGCGTTATTGAAAAAACAGCCATGGTCTTTGGACAGATGAATGAGCCACCAGGGGCGCGGATGAGGGTTGCCTTGACTGGTTTAACCATTGCAGAATACTTCCGTGATGTCGAAGGTCAGGATGTGCTATTGTTCATTGATAATATCTTCCGTTTCACGCAAGCAGGTTCTGAAGTGTCTGCCCTCTTGGGTCGGATGCCATCAGCCGTAGGGTATCAACCGACCTTGGCCACTGAAATGGGACAATTGCAGGAGCGGATCACCTCCACCAAAAAAGGTTCTGTAACCTCCATCCAAGCAATTTATGTGCCAGCAGATGACTATACAGATCCAGCTCCAGCAACAGCTTTCGCCCATTTGGATTCAACAACCAATCTTGAGAGGAAGTTGGTACAGCTAGGGATTTATCCAGCCGTAGATCCACTTGCTTCCAGCTCTCGTGCTTTGGCACCAGAGATTGTCGGTGAGGAGCACTATGCAGTTGCTGCAGAGGTGAAACGAGTTCTTCAACGCTACCATGAATTGCAGGATATTATTGCTATCTTGGGGATGGACGAGTTGTCAGACGAAGAAAAGACCTTGGTTGCCCGGGCACGCCGAATTCAGTTCTTCCTATCTCAAAACTTCAATGTGGCAGAACAATTCACAGGTCAGCCAGGATCATACGTACCAGTAGCAGATACGGTTCGTGGTTTCAAAGAAATCTTGGATGGTAAGCACGACCATCTTCCTGAAGATGCTTTCCGTGGTGTTGGTTCTATCGAAGATGTGATTGCTAAAGCTGAAAAAATGGGATTTTAA